Below is a window of Fibrobacter sp. UWB11 DNA.
TTGTCACGGGATCGCCATCTTGTCTTGCGTAAACATGGTCTTTTCGACTCTTGTTATACAATAAGAAATGCTGCAAGAACTTTTGGGACGTCCGTCAGCTCTTGCAGCATTATGTTTGAGGTGTAATGTTAGTGTAAAATTCCCAAAGCCGCGCAAATTTTCGGTGGAAAATGCAAGTTGTTCGGAATGACGAACTGGGCTTGTTTTCTTTTCGCATTTTCTATCAAATCTTTGATGTCCTTGATTGCAATTCCGCAGGCGTTCAAAAGATTTCTCAAAAAACGTTCAATAGCATTGCTCAAAGCGTTGCTTTTTAACAAATGAATATGCTTTTCGTTTTCTGTGTCGATTAGATTATCTATAATTTTTTGAACAGATTCATGAACGGAATCTTCTGATTCCGTCGCAAAACTTTTGGTGCAGTTGTATTCGGCGGCGTGCTCGGCGTAAAGATCGAGGAGCGTTGTTGTTTTGCCCGCCGTTATGTTGGATGCTGCATCGCTGCTAGGAATATCAATTTTTAGATTTGGATTGTTTTTTAGCTCTGTTGCGGCTGTAAGTAGCAAGCTGATTACTTCAGCTTGCTTGAGGCTAACGTGCGAAACGTCCTTGAATACAAGTATCATCGCGAGCGATACAATGTCTAAAGAAGGACTTGCCCCCTCAGCTACGATGTTGTTCCGTTGAGCCATGCTACATTCCATCTCCGTCTAGATGGAAATAAAAATAGCTTGAACAACACCTGTTTTGCAATAACCCATTTGGGTTATTTTTCATTAAAAAATGAGTGGAAACGCCTATTTGTTGGCAAAAATGCTCTGAACACATTGCAAGAAGTAGTTCTTCTTGGATTCGGTCACGCCTTTTAAAAGTTGCTCTACGTCGCCTTTTGTCAAGTTCGGATAGTATTCCAAAAGCTTTTTTGCATGGCTCTTGCTTTCGTCGGTTTCTCCCAAAATGTTGCAACAGGCGATAATAATCAAACGGATAGCCATCGCTTTGGGCGTAAAAAGCAAAACTTGGTTAGCGAGGTTCTTGCATTCTTCGATTTTGCCTTGCAATAGCAAAAGGAATGTCTTTGCTTGGTGCGTATGCTGAAGGGCCGATTCCGGAACATGCTTTATGCAGTCGTCAATAAGTTCTGTGGCGAGCTTTTCTTGTCCGGTCAGCAGGTAAATCTGGGAAAGAATTGTTCGAGGCATAATCGCTTGCGGATTTGCTTCGATAACTTGTTTGAGATATGCAATGGCTTCGGCTTTGTTTCCGATGGTGATGTTGTAGAACGCCATAATCATTTGTGAATAAATGGAATAAGGCGCGTTGTACATGGCCTTGCGTGCTAAGTCTCCCAGCGTTTTGGCGTTCTCGATTGCGTTACCCCAGTTTTCCAGCGTAGCGAAATAATAAGCTGAGGCGAGAATGTAGAGGGCAAAATCATTGAAGGACTCGTCCTTGACAAGCGGACCGAGCTTCTTTTTGCAGATTTCGAAGGATTCTTGGCTGCGGTTTTCGAGCTTGGCGTAACAGTAGGTCGCCGCGTACCACCAGTAAGGAATGGGGCTATTATCGGTGTGCTTTAACTTGGCCGAAGCGAGTACGATGCTTCTGAACAACAGAATCGTAGACTTCTGAGCGAGCGTCTGTAAAGTGTCTGAATTGATTTTAATTGAGGTTGTCCAAAGAATTTCGTGAGAATTGCCGATTTTTACGGATATGTACAAAATTTCTTCGCCGCTCTCGGATGCAGAAACTTCAATCAGAAAACTGGGATTGAAGTTTGTTTCGGACTCATCGATAATCCGGAAAAGGTGGTATTGGTGTAAAGCTTCGACAATTGACAGATAAAGGCTATAGGCGTTGCTATGTTCGGGAAAAGTACCCTTTGTTTGGAATGTTATGACTAGATCTTTAGGACTGCTTTCTTTTTCGTCGTTGTCTTTGACCTCTAGTCCTGCGGAAACGGCTTCGGTTCTGTTGGTGACTTCGAGTATTTTGTATATGTTGGCGAGGTGTACTTTGACTGTATTTGCTGAAATGTTTAATGTCTTGCAAATTTCGTTATTCGTAAGCCCTTTACGAAGTAAAGTCAAAATCTCTCTTTGCCGCGGAGTCAACTCTTGCATTTTTTTATTCTCAAACATGAGCCAAATTTAATTTTTTAACCTATAGGAATTATTCTGTAAAAGGTCTAAAAGTGTTTGTTTTACGCTAAAAAACGGAATTTTGACCCAAAAACAGGGGGAAATGCTTGCTGTTGAACGCTTGATTGGCTGCTTGTATAGCCTATATATAGAATAACATATATATAGATACGTTAGTTTGATAAATAATGTAATGCTCTTTTGTTCTATATATATAGATAAAATTGCGTAAATCTATACAAACTCCTAATTTTACGAACAAGAAAACATGAGTTTATTGAAAAATAAATTTTACGATTCCCAAAACTAAGAATAATTGATTATATTGCGCCTTGTAGCAAATAATTGCTATAAATAAAGAAAATTATAAGAATAAAATAAACATGTGTGAGAGATTGTTTGAAGTATGATAGGGGCTTCTATACAATTTCTAGCAATGCAACTGAATCTTCACTTAAGACAGATAATGTCAGTTCGTGAAGATGTTGTTGCTATATCTAGAAAAGCTGGAAATGACGAAAAAGAGTTCAAAGACTCTTTCAGTGGCGACCGAGCGGTTGTGCCATCTAAAGTTGTATTTTCGAATCTGTATTTTTTACTTGCTGATAAATTTAAAAGTGAAGTTTGTTTGGGCTCATTGCGCTCTTTTTTACGCGTGATAGGATTTTATTTGTGGGGGACGGTTGGCGCTAAATATGTACCTTCGGTACTTTATCGCCAAAAAACGGTTGCGCTTGGAGGCAACTACTCGTATTATCAACCTTATGTTGTCCGATTTTTGGGAAAAACGGAATTGGGGGTCCTCTAATGGAATATACAAAATTCGTAGATGTGGCGCTTTGCCATGAGTACTACAACGGTAGCTCTTGTGGTTTTAAAGTTATACCGTCGATAGAAACGGCTGAAATCTTGAAAAGGGAAGATGCTCTTTGCCGTATCTACGATGGAAAAGTGCGCCTTATGGCACCTATGACAGCTTTTGCAAAAGAGACTACGCTCTTTTTTTATGTAAAGGCTTCTATTGCCGAAATTTGGAATGTGACGAATTTCGATGGAATTGTCCATGACGAATTTCCGGTAGCAGTTGTGTCAAATGATAAAGGAGCTCATTTTGAAGGACGGCAAAAAAATACTCTCCCTGAACTGCAGCGAATGTTCGGCGTAATTTTTGCGCTGGAACTTCACTTGACACCGAATGTGCCGCTTGTGTGTACTGTAAAAGTACCGACAAAAAAATTGAGGTGGTGTTATTGCGTTTCTGGCGTTTATGCCGAACGCGATTTGCGAATAAATGACTCGTTGGACGCTGATAATCCAGTGCAGTTTGACTGCGTGGAAAAAACGCCAAGGTTCTCGCTTTATGTTTCTCGGAGTGAACTCCCGATTGTGAGCGGGGCGCCTTCACGTTTTCAGCTGATGGATTCTGCAACATCGAAGGTCGTGGTGAAAAACCTTCCGAATGCAAACGCAAAGTCCATTGCCAAGGCTAGCCTCGACGATGGCTCGCGAGCAATTGTCGCGGAATGTTTTGTTAATCCGTAGTGAGCTAAAAAATCGTTATAAATTATTTGGAACATCTATTTCTGTTGGGAATAGATGCTTTTCTATATAAAAAATCCTATATTGCACCAAAAGCATAAAATAGGAAGGTGTAAATGCTGAGCTTGAAATCGATTCTGATGGCTATTAAGAACAAGATTAATCCGCCCAAGGAAAATGAACGTAATTCCATTACTGTAACCGATGTCTCGTTGGATTTCCCGCTTGTCTTCGAAGGTAACGGCAAAATGTATTTCTTCAAGCTGGACCGTTACGTGTATGTCAAGGGCTCGCGTTACACCAAGCTCGATAAAAAGAGCCGTCCGTTTTTGCTGACCTGCCTTTTCAAGAGGGGCTTTATGTCCGATGGCGCGTCTGCTCCGGAATTTGCAAAATCGTTCGTGCCCGATGTCAAGAAGGGTGATGATGTCTACAATGCAGCCCCGTTCATTCATGATGGACTTTATATGCATCAGGGCAATATCGATGGCATCAACATGACCCGCGAAGAGTGCGACGATATCCTCCGCGGAATTTGGAGACTCGCTGGCATGAACCGCGCTGTAGCCGGCGCTGCCGATCTTGGCGTCCACGTGTTTGCGGGCTCGTTGAGCCATTGGGGTAACGACACCAACAACTGCAAGCATCTGTTCCAAGCAAAGTTCGAATACCGCTAAACTGTATTTGCATCAATTGCTTTTTCGTCCTCGCGTTTATATGCGGGGATTTTTTGTTTATCAGTTCCAGTAGGGGTGGTTTGTCGTCTTTTTGGTGTGCAAAAATTTAAAAATATGAATACAATTTGCATTTAATTTACTTATTATTGTAAGTGAGAAGGATTTTGGTATGAGAAAATTTGATTTTGGTAAAAAGTCCAGCTTCAGGAGCGTCTTGTTGTTGCTTGTGGGCGGGCTTCTTTTGAATGTTATCCCCGCAAAGCTTGCAATTGCCTTTGGCTTGCCGTTGTTCCTGGATTGTACGGGAACCGTACTTACGGCGATGCTTGGCGGTTATTTGCCGGCTATTATTGTCGGGTTCTTGTTGAATGCCATTAACGGGGTTTCGGACCCTGTCACCACGTACTATGGTGTCTTGAGTATTTTGATTGCTATCGGTGCTGCGCTCTTTTATCAAAAAGGATTTTTCAAGAGCGCGTTTCGTTTGCTTGTTGTCATTTTTACGTTTGCGATTATTGGTGGCGGTCTTGGTTCTGTTTTTACTTATTTCCTGTTCGGTTTTAATTTTGGCGAGGGAATCTCTGCTCCAGTTGCAATCGCGTTCCACGATGTTATGGGATTTAGCTTGTTCAAGGCACAGTTCCTTGCCGATATTGTCATTGATGTATTTGACAAAACGATAGTTGTTGTTTTGGCCGTTTTCTTGTTCCGCTTTGTACCCGAGTCTTATCGCGATAAACTGAACAAAATCTTTATGCGCAAGACGCCTTCTAGCCGTGGCCTTGGAAACGCGATGGTTAGCAATTCCTTGCTGCGAAAAGTGGTTATCGTGATGATTATTACCGAGGTGCTTTTAGGCACTTTGGCAAGCGCTATCGGCTTTTATCTGTATCACGAAAAATCAATCCGTAACTTTACCGATATTGCGTCTGGCGCGGCGCAGGCGGCGACCGTAGCTGTTGATGCCGAGAAAATTGATGATTTTATAGAACATGGCTATTCGGCCGAAGGCTATGAGAGAACAAAGTGGGTGCTCGAACGTATCCGTGAAAGTTTCTCGCAGACAAAGTTTCTTTATGTGTACAAGTTCCTGGAAGATAGCGTCATGGTCGTATTTGACCTGGATGCCGAAGGTATCCCTGGTGTAGAGCCCGGAAAGAAGATTAAGTTCGATCCGTCGTATGAACCATATTTGCCCCAACTGTGGGCAGGCGAAGAAATCGAGCCGATTATATCGAATGATATCTATGGTTGGCTCTTTATGGTCTACAAGCCGATTCGAAATAGGGCAGGGAAGACCGTTGCGTATGTCGGTGTAGATATTGCAATGGCGACCATCAAGACGGATGAGGCTATATTCTTTATCAAACTTTTGTCGTTGTTCTTTGGACTTTCAATTTTGATTATATGCGTCGTGATAGAACTTGTGAAGCGCCGGGTCGTGGCTCCCTTGAACGACATGTCTTTAGCCGTATTCCGAATTGCGACAAATACGATGCTTGCAAGCGAACTTGACGACGAAAACATGAATCTTGACAAAATTAAGACTTCTGTTGACAAACTGGTGAACCTGAAAATTTGCAATCACGATGAAATTGGAAAGTTGTACGAAGACGTGAGCACCATGTCTCGCGATACGTATAACTTTATGTGGAAAGTGCAGGTGCAGAGCCAACGCATCCAGCGCATGCAAGAAATCATCATTATGGAATTTGCTGAGATGGTCGAAGCACGCGACAAGAGCACTGGCGACCATATCAAGAAAACCGCGGAATACGTCGAAGCCATTGCGCTACAGCTCCGTGCCGATGGAAAGTTCAAGCGAGTTCTTACGAATGCCTATATCCATAAGCTTAAACGCGCAGCCCCGCTCCATGATATCGGTAAAATTGCGGTTTCGGATTTGATTTTGAACAAGAGCGGTAAACTCACCGACGAAGAATTCGCCATCATGAAGAACCACACTGTTGAAGGTGGCAAAATCCTCAAGAAAATCGTTGAAGATGCGGAAGGCGCGTTTGATGCCGACTACTTGAACGAATCCATCGAAATGGCCTGCTACCATCACGAAAAGTGGGACGGTTCAGGCTATCCGAACCACCTCAAGGGCGAAGAAATCCCGCTCTCCGCACGAATCATGGCCGTTGCCGACGTGTTCGACGCGCTAATCGCAGAACGCATTTACAAGAAAGGCTTCAGCTACGAAAAAGCCATGGCGATTATCACCGAAGGTGCCGGTAAACATTTTGACCCCGAAATCGTTGAATCTTTCACGCACATTTCGAAAAAACTTTACGACGAACGAACCGTAATCGATGCTGCTCAAAATGCAGGGAATGCGAAGATAGCGTGAAAACGTAAAAACTGGGGTTTTGCTCGCGCAGAACTTTTTACTGCGTGAATACCATTGTGTAAAATGAAAGGCTGGCATTCGCCAGCCTTTGCTATATCTAATAGATTTGTGTTGCAAAATTTATTTTAACTGTTGTAAAATAACATTTGCAAGTTGCTTTTTTATTGAATGTAATTTAAATTAATTAATTTATTTATTTTATTTTGTTTGGTGAATGTTGTGTAATAATTTGTCATAAGTGTAAAATTTGCAAAAGAAATTATATCAATACACAATTTGAACTATATTACGTTATGCTTCGGCAATGTTGTTGAAGCTTTTATTTGGTAATAATTTCAAAAAAAATAAGAGGAAATAATTTATGGAGAAATACAAAGTAATTATTAGAACAGGAACTCAAAAAGACGCTGGTACTGATGCTGGCTTGAAGATTGTTGTTGAGGGCTCAAAAAATAAAATTACTTGGGACGATTTTGATGATGTTAATGACAGCGACGATCTTGAAAGGGGTGATATAAATGAATATGATAAGAAAAGTGCTTTTTTGGGGATTATTCCTCGAGATTTAGGCGATATAAAGCAATTAACTGTTACTTATAGCGCGAAGAAAAACGATTCATGGTATTTGTGCTCGGTTTCGATTATAAATACTTCAACGCATAAACAGTGGGATTTTATCGCTAATCGTTGGTTGACTAATAAAATGCCTAGCGTGACGTTGACTCCGAGTAGCGTGCCTATATACACGTATTACAAGGTTTTTATTTATACAGGCGAAGCGGATAATGCTGGTACGGATGCAAAAGTTCATTTGAATATTGTGGGGAACAAGAACTCTTATTATTTGTCTGATGTAAATGATCCGAATGATAGTGATGATTTTGAAGCTGGTGATATAAATCAGTTGATTATTGCTTCTGAAAAAGATCTTGGCGATTTAAAGCAAATTACGATTGGACATAATAATAAAGGAGGCTGGTATTTAGATGGTGTAAAAATTATAAATATGAAAACGAATCAGGAATGGAACTTCCCTGTATACCGTTGGCTCTCTGAGAGTGATGATGATGGAAAAATTGAAAGAACGGTTCCTGTAGGCAAAGAAATGACTCATTATAAGTATATAGGTGAGTATCCCCCAGGAGATAGAGAGCCGGGGTGGAGCAATGAACTGAATGGCATATGCCATGATGATTCTAATTGGTATATAATTCAAGATGGCAATATTTGGAAGTTCCCGGTATCTCACGATTTGAATACGACTGTAAAAAAAGAGGATTTGTCCAAACAAATCTATAAGTATCATTATGGACATCATCTTGGTGATAGTGATTGTTACAATAAATATTTATTTGTTCCGGTCACTAAAGATGGTGCTCCTTATGTAGTTGTTTTTTCAACGGATGATATTCATAAAGTTGTCGCTAGGAACGTTATGGTTCTTCCTAATGGAAAGGCATTTTCTGATATGGCTTGGCTTGCTATTAATCCAAATAATGGTTTGCTATTCACATCAAATGGAGCTATTACGAAAAATGATCCAATTTATGTTTATTCAATTGATTTTGATAAAATTCGAGCAGGTGAAAGTAATTTTTTAAAACTTTATGCGCAAGTT
It encodes the following:
- a CDS encoding DUF1353 domain-containing protein, coding for MLSLKSILMAIKNKINPPKENERNSITVTDVSLDFPLVFEGNGKMYFFKLDRYVYVKGSRYTKLDKKSRPFLLTCLFKRGFMSDGASAPEFAKSFVPDVKKGDDVYNAAPFIHDGLYMHQGNIDGINMTREECDDILRGIWRLAGMNRAVAGAADLGVHVFAGSLSHWGNDTNNCKHLFQAKFEYR
- a CDS encoding LuxR C-terminal-related transcriptional regulator; the protein is MFENKKMQELTPRQREILTLLRKGLTNNEICKTLNISANTVKVHLANIYKILEVTNRTEAVSAGLEVKDNDEKESSPKDLVITFQTKGTFPEHSNAYSLYLSIVEALHQYHLFRIIDESETNFNPSFLIEVSASESGEEILYISVKIGNSHEILWTTSIKINSDTLQTLAQKSTILLFRSIVLASAKLKHTDNSPIPYWWYAATYCYAKLENRSQESFEICKKKLGPLVKDESFNDFALYILASAYYFATLENWGNAIENAKTLGDLARKAMYNAPYSIYSQMIMAFYNITIGNKAEAIAYLKQVIEANPQAIMPRTILSQIYLLTGQEKLATELIDDCIKHVPESALQHTHQAKTFLLLLQGKIEECKNLANQVLLFTPKAMAIRLIIIACCNILGETDESKSHAKKLLEYYPNLTKGDVEQLLKGVTESKKNYFLQCVQSIFANK
- a CDS encoding HD-GYP domain-containing protein, translating into MRKFDFGKKSSFRSVLLLLVGGLLLNVIPAKLAIAFGLPLFLDCTGTVLTAMLGGYLPAIIVGFLLNAINGVSDPVTTYYGVLSILIAIGAALFYQKGFFKSAFRLLVVIFTFAIIGGGLGSVFTYFLFGFNFGEGISAPVAIAFHDVMGFSLFKAQFLADIVIDVFDKTIVVVLAVFLFRFVPESYRDKLNKIFMRKTPSSRGLGNAMVSNSLLRKVVIVMIITEVLLGTLASAIGFYLYHEKSIRNFTDIASGAAQAATVAVDAEKIDDFIEHGYSAEGYERTKWVLERIRESFSQTKFLYVYKFLEDSVMVVFDLDAEGIPGVEPGKKIKFDPSYEPYLPQLWAGEEIEPIISNDIYGWLFMVYKPIRNRAGKTVAYVGVDIAMATIKTDEAIFFIKLLSLFFGLSILIICVVIELVKRRVVAPLNDMSLAVFRIATNTMLASELDDENMNLDKIKTSVDKLVNLKICNHDEIGKLYEDVSTMSRDTYNFMWKVQVQSQRIQRMQEIIIMEFAEMVEARDKSTGDHIKKTAEYVEAIALQLRADGKFKRVLTNAYIHKLKRAAPLHDIGKIAVSDLILNKSGKLTDEEFAIMKNHTVEGGKILKKIVEDAEGAFDADYLNESIEMACYHHEKWDGSGYPNHLKGEEIPLSARIMAVADVFDALIAERIYKKGFSYEKAMAIITEGAGKHFDPEIVESFTHISKKLYDERTVIDAAQNAGNAKIA
- a CDS encoding PLAT/LH2 domain-containing protein is translated as MEKYKVIIRTGTQKDAGTDAGLKIVVEGSKNKITWDDFDDVNDSDDLERGDINEYDKKSAFLGIIPRDLGDIKQLTVTYSAKKNDSWYLCSVSIINTSTHKQWDFIANRWLTNKMPSVTLTPSSVPIYTYYKVFIYTGEADNAGTDAKVHLNIVGNKNSYYLSDVNDPNDSDDFEAGDINQLIIASEKDLGDLKQITIGHNNKGGWYLDGVKIINMKTNQEWNFPVYRWLSESDDDGKIERTVPVGKEMTHYKYIGEYPPGDREPGWSNELNGICHDDSNWYIIQDGNIWKFPVSHDLNTTVKKEDLSKQIYKYHYGHHLGDSDCYNKYLFVPVTKDGAPYVVVFSTDDIHKVVARNVMVLPNGKAFSDMAWLAINPNNGLLFTSNGAITKNDPIYVYSIDFDKIRAGESNFLKLYAQVNLKDEEFDDYVERDCMQGGCFDGSNNLHLSNGYYKNKHSNKKGGITVFEIPNLSYNPNKIVLVKIKARSNQNHAFRFQFNSYGQEPEGLTYWDLDNGMAPGIKGQLHAIMIENNAASNFFNGGDDDLYFKHFKKI